One Primulina huaijiensis isolate GDHJ02 chromosome 5, ASM1229523v2, whole genome shotgun sequence DNA segment encodes these proteins:
- the LOC140976138 gene encoding probable prolyl 4-hydroxylase 7 isoform X2: MVMGVRMFLLFSVCFLVHSSHGKESVLKLVTGASSSPLDPTRVTQISWSPRAFVYRGFLTDKECDHLILLAKDKLEKSMVADNDSGKSIESEVRTSSGMFISKKQDDIVAGIEAKLAAWTFLPPENGEAIQILHYEHRQKYEPHFDYFHDKANQELGGHRVATVLMYLSNVEKGGETVFPNSEAKDRQIKGDDWSDCAKEGYAVKPRKGDALLFFSLHPDANTDPSSLHGSCPVIEGEKWSATKWIHVRSFDSPARSTSGDCVDENPNCTSWALQGECEKNPNYMIGSKEGAGFCRKSCKVCSSK, from the exons ATGGTCATGGGCGTGCGGATGTTTCTGTTATTTTCTGTGTGTTTTTTGGTTCATTCGTCTCATGG CAAAGAGTCGGTGCTGAAATTGGTTACTGGTGCTTCATCATCTCCGTTGGATCCGACTCGGGTCACCCAAATCTCTTGGAGTCCCAG GGCTTTCGTATACCGAGGATTTTTGACTGATAAAGAGTGTGATCATCTCATTCTCCTG GCTAAAGATAAGCTAGAGAAGTCTATGGTAGCCGACAATGATTCTGGCAAGAGTATAGAGAGTGAAGTCCGGACGAGTTCTGGCATGTTTATCAGCAAAAAACAG GATGACATAGTTGCTGGCATTGAGGCAAAACTTGCCGCATGGACTTTTCTCCCTCCAG AAAATGGGGAGGCTATCCAGATATTGCATTATGAGCACAGACAAAAGTATGAGCcacattttgattattttcacGACAAGGCCAATCAAGAATTGGGCGGTCATCGAGTGGCAACTGTACTTATGTATTTGTCGAATGTTGAGAAGGGTGGGGAAACGGTTTTTCCTAATTCAGAG GCAAAAGATAGGCAAATTAAGGGTGATGATTGGTCCGACTGTGCTAAAGAAGGCTATGCAG TGAAACCAAGAAAGGGTGATGCCCTGTTATTTTTCAGCCTTCACCCTGATGCAAATACAGATCCTTCTAGCTTGCACGGTAGTTGTCCTGTCATCGAAGGTGAGAAGTGGTCGGCCACGAAGTGGATTCATGTGAGGTCTTTCGATTCCCCAGCCCGTTCAACAAGTGGTGATTGTGTTGATGAGAATCCAAATTGCACGTCGTGGGCTCTTCAAGGAGAATGCGAAAAAAATCCTAACTATATGATAGGCTCTAAAGAGGGTGCGGGTTTTTGCAGGAAGAGCTGCAAAGTGTGTTCATCCAAGTAA
- the LOC140977423 gene encoding ABC transporter B family member 19-like yields MAEAAEGKAMPESEKKKEQSLPFYQLFSFADKYDYILMISGSLGAIIHGSSIPVFFLLFGEMVNGFGKNQMDLHKLTHEVSKYALYFVYLGLIVCISSYGEIACWMYTGERQVGALRKKYLEAVLKQDVGFFDTDARTGDIVFSVSTDTLLVQDAISEKVGNFVHYLSTFLAGLVVGFVCSWRLALLSVAVIPGIAFAGGLYAYTLTGLTSKSRESYASAGIIAEQSIAQVRTVYSYVGEAKALSSYSDLIQNTLKLGYKAGMAKGLGLGCTYGIACMSWALVFWYAGVFIRNGQTDGGKAFTAIFSAIVGGMSLGQSFSNLGAFSKGKAAGYKLMEIMRQKPSIVPDAADAKSLTDINGNIEFNNVTFSYPSRPDVLIFKDFSIFFPAGKTVAVVGGSGSGKSTVVSLIERFYDPNQGAILLDGEDIKTLQLRWLRNQIGLVNQEPALFATTILENILYGKADATTVEVEAAASAANAHSFITLLPNGYNTQVGERGVQLSGGQKQRIAIARAMLKDPKILLLDEATSALDAGSESIVQEALDRLMVGRTTVVIAHRLSTIRNVDSIAVIQQGQVVETGTHEELIAKAGAYASLIRFQEMIGNRDISNPSTRRTRSSRLSHSLSTKSLSLRSGSLRNLSYSYSTGADGRIEMISNAETERKSPAPAGYFCRLLKLNGPEWPYSIMGAVGSVLSGFIGPTFAIVMSNMIEVFYYRNPVAMERKTKEYVFIYIGAGLYAVVAYLIQHYFFSIMGENLTTRVRRMMLAAILRNEVGWFDEEENN; encoded by the exons ATGGCGGAGGCAGCGGAGGGGAAAGCGATGCCGGAGTCCGAGAAGAAGAAGGAGCAGAGCCTACCATTTTACCAGCTGTTTTCATTTGCTGATAAGTATGATTACATTCTGATGATCTCTGGCAGTCTCGGGGCCATTATTCACGGGTCTTCGATTCCTGTTTTCTTTCTACTTTTTGGGGAGATGGTCAATGGTTTTGGCAAGAACCAAATGGATTTGCACAAGCTGACTCACGAAGTTTCCAAG TATGCGCTGTACTTTGTGTACCTTGGATTGATTGTGTGCATTTCGTCTTATGGAG AAATTGCTTGTTGGATGTACACCGGGGAAAGACAAGTGGGTGCATTGAGGAAGAAATACTTGGAGGCGGTGCTGAAACAAGACGTGGGATTCTTCGACACAGATGCAAGAACAGGGGACATTGTATTTAGTGTCTCCACAGATACACTCCTTGTCCAAGATGCCATTAGCGAGAAG GTTGGTAATTTCGTTCATTATCTTTCAACATTTTTGGCGGGATTGGTGGTTGGTTTTGTGTGTTCATGGAGGCTGGCTCTACTCAGTGTGGCTGTAATTCCTGGGATCGCCTTTGCTGGAGGTTTATATGCATATACGCTCACGGGACTCACCTCCAAGAGTCGCGAATCCTACGCAAGTGCTGGTATAATCGCCGAGCAG TCGATTGCACAAGTTAGGACAGTTTATTCTTATGTTGGTGAGGCGAAGGCCTTGAGTTCGTATTCGGATTTAATACAAAATACGCTGAAGTTGGGTTACAAGGCTGGAATGGCGAAAGGGCTGGGATTAGGATGTACATACGGTATAGCGTGCATGTCGTGGGCTCTTGTTTTCTGGTATGCTGGTGTTTTTATTCGCAACGGGCAGACGGATGGTGGCAAGGCATTTACTGCTATTTTCTCCGCCATTGTTGGTGGCAT GAGTTTGGGGCAGTCTTTTTCTAATCTGGGGGCGTTTAGTAAAGGTAAAGCTGCTGGATACAAGTTGATGGAGATAATGAGGCAAAAGCCGAGCATAGTTCCAGACGCAGCGGATGCAAAGTCATTGACTGATATTAATGGAAACATTGAGTTTAATAATGTAACTTTTAGCTATCCGTCTAGACCCGATGTTctgatcttcaaagatttctccaTTTTCTTTCCTGCTGGCAAAACCGTGGCAGTAGTTGGCGGTAGTGGTTCCGGGAAAAGCACTGTAGTTTCCTTGATAGAAAGATTCTATGATCCGAATCAGG GAGCAATTCTGCTAGATGGCGAGGACATCAAGACGCTGCAGCTGAGGTGGCTGCGGAATCAAATTGGTTTGGTGAACCAAGAACCAGCGCTCTTTGCCACCACAATTCTTGAAAACATTCTCTATGGAAAAGCTGACGCTACCACTGTAGAAGTGGAAGCCGCTGCCTCGGCTGCTAATGCTCACAGCTTTATCACCTTGCTTCCAAACGGATACAACACTCAG GTTGGAGAACGCGGTGTTCAGCTCTCTGGTGGCCAGAAACAAAGAATAGCTATTGCAAGAGCTATGCTGAAGGACCCAAAGATTCTTCTGCTTGACGAAGCGACTAGTGCGCTAGATGCGGGCTCGGAAAGCATAGTTCAGGAGGCTTTGGATCGTCTGATGGTGGGGAGAACTACTGTAGTCATCGCCCATCGGCTCTCAACAATAAGAAATGTTGACTCTATTGCAGTTATACAGCAAGGGCAAGTTGTCGAAACTGGAACACATGAAGAACTCATTGCCAAAGCTGGGGCCTATGCTTCCTTGATTCGATTCCAAGAAATGATAGGAAATAGAGATATTTCAAACCCATCAACTCGTCGAACTCGCTCATCTCGGCTGAGCCATTCGTTGTCAACTAAATCTCTCAGCCTCCGTTCAGGGAGTTTAAGAAATTTGAGCTACTCCTACAGCACAGGTGCTGATGGTCGTATAGAGATGATATCCAACGCTGAAACAGAAAGGAAAAGTCCGGCACCAGCTGGGTATTTCTGCCGACTGCTTAAGCTAAATGGTCCGGAGTGGCCTTACTCGATCATGGGCGCAGTAGGATCGGTTCTTTCGGGGTTCATTGGTCCTACATTTGCCATAGTGATGAGTAATATGATTGAGGTGTTCTACTATAGAAATCCAGTCGCCATGGAGCGAAAAACGAAGGAGTATGTTTTCATCTATATCGGGGCGGGCCTTTATGCCGTTGTTGCATATCTAATTCAGCACTACTTCTTCAGTATCATGGGAGAGAACCTTACCACCCGAGTGAGGCGGATGATGCTTGCGG cTATCTTGAGGAATGAAGTTGGCTGGTTCGACGAGGAGGAGAACAAT
- the LOC140976136 gene encoding uncharacterized protein isoform X1: MGICGSKPKGCVGVKSRLDLQRKRRMQRARRKKTTHCPSNKQNNRVEPSNQTDLSYSNPAFQGNADSWYDPDSAIDSDCEDEFYSIQDDVSQAGSMSTGVTPRFSNYVTQNSGSDSQLNYDDSQNEAKDPSGLEKSSVPCVDKTADTDQNSPLHSCGFLSNTLLPCLACDESFDGKRKLPNPGGPSTRKKLSLIPSFKRKEGQENTLLSSTKPIIRRPIAGSQIMCSSSEKKMPGSWSQINTNTFKVRGRNYNKDKRKEIASSFDAYVPFGADLFLSPRKINHVAQFVELPAIDSRGEVPPILVVNLQIPLYTATIFQNENDGPGMNVVFYFKLSENYSKCLPVPFQENFRRIIDNETEKIKGFPMDTIAPVRERLKILAGVVNIEDLELNGAERKLMHAYNEKPILSRPQHEFFSGENYFEIDLDIHRFSYIARKGFETFRDRIKHCIFDFGLTIQGNKAEDLPECILCCIRLKEIDYSNYSQLSL, translated from the exons atgggaatatgTGGATCGAAGCCCAAAGGGTGTGTGGGAGTGAAAAGCAGATTGGATTTGCAGAGGAAGCGGAGAATGCAAAGAGCAAGAAGGAAGAAGACGACCCACTGTCCTTCTAACAAGCAGAATAATCGGGTCGAGCCGTCTAATCAAACGGATCTTTCTTACAGTAATCCTGCATTCCAAG GAAATGCAGATTCATGGTATGATCCTGATTCAGCGATTGATTCTGATTGCGAAGACGAATTTTACAGTATTCAAGATG ATGTATCTCAAGCCGGATCTATGTCTACTGGTGTTACTCCAAGATTCTCAAACTATGTGACGCAAAATTCTGGTTCTGATTCTCAGCTGAATTACGACGATTCTCAAAATGAGGCGAAGGATCCATCTGGTTTGGAGAAATCGTCTGTCCCATGCGTTGACAAAACTGCTGACACTGATCAGAACTCACCTTTACATAGCTGTGGATTTCTGTCAAACACATTACTTCCTTGTCTTGCTTGTGATGAGTCGTTTGATGGAAAGAGAAAATTGCCTAATCCGGGAGGTCCAAGTACCAGGAAAAAACTGTCCCTTATTCCGTCTTTCAAACGGAAAGAAGGACAAGAGAATACTCTATTAT CATCCACAAAGCCCATCATACGAAGACCGATTGCTGGTTCACAAATAATGTGTTCCTCTTCAGAGAAGAAAATGCCAGGGTCTTGGTCGCAGATTAATACGAATACCTTTAAAGTCCGGGGAAGGAACTATAATAA GGATAAAAGGAAAGAGATCGCTTCGAGTTTTGATGCATATGTTCCTTTTGGAGCAGACTTATTCTTATCTCCTCGCAAAATTAATCACGTGGCACAATTTGTGGAGCTTCCTGCCATTGATTCACGTGGAGAAGTCCCTCCTATTCTTGTTGTTAACCTTCAG ATTCCACTTTACACTGCTACAATCTTCCAAAACGAGAACGATGGCCCAGGGATGAATGTTGTTTTTTACTTCAAGCTTTCAGAAAATTATTCCAAATGCCTTCCTGTTCcatttcaagaaaatttcagG AGGATAATCGATAATgaaacagagaagataaaaggTTTTCCTATGGATACAATTGCCCCCGTGAGGGAAAGATTAAAAATCTTGGCCGGGGTTGTGAATATCGAGGATCTTGAGTTGAATGGAGCTGAGAGGAAGCTTATGCATGCTTACAACGAGAAGCCTATTCTTTCACGTCCTCAGCATGAATTTTTCTCG GGAGAAAACTACTTTGAGATTGATTTAGATATCCACCGATTCAGTTACATTGCTCGAAAAGGTTTCGAAACATTTCGAGACAGAATCAAACATTGTATCTTTGATTTTGGTCTCACAATACAG GGAAACAAGGCTGAAGATTTACCAGAGTGTATATTATGCTGTATAAGGTTAAAAGAAATCGATTACTCTAACTACAGCCAACTTAGCTTATGA
- the LOC140976138 gene encoding probable prolyl 4-hydroxylase 7 isoform X1, whose amino-acid sequence MVMGVRMFLLFSVCFLVHSSHGSKESVLKLVTGASSSPLDPTRVTQISWSPRAFVYRGFLTDKECDHLILLAKDKLEKSMVADNDSGKSIESEVRTSSGMFISKKQDDIVAGIEAKLAAWTFLPPENGEAIQILHYEHRQKYEPHFDYFHDKANQELGGHRVATVLMYLSNVEKGGETVFPNSEAKDRQIKGDDWSDCAKEGYAVKPRKGDALLFFSLHPDANTDPSSLHGSCPVIEGEKWSATKWIHVRSFDSPARSTSGDCVDENPNCTSWALQGECEKNPNYMIGSKEGAGFCRKSCKVCSSK is encoded by the exons ATGGTCATGGGCGTGCGGATGTTTCTGTTATTTTCTGTGTGTTTTTTGGTTCATTCGTCTCATGG CAGCAAAGAGTCGGTGCTGAAATTGGTTACTGGTGCTTCATCATCTCCGTTGGATCCGACTCGGGTCACCCAAATCTCTTGGAGTCCCAG GGCTTTCGTATACCGAGGATTTTTGACTGATAAAGAGTGTGATCATCTCATTCTCCTG GCTAAAGATAAGCTAGAGAAGTCTATGGTAGCCGACAATGATTCTGGCAAGAGTATAGAGAGTGAAGTCCGGACGAGTTCTGGCATGTTTATCAGCAAAAAACAG GATGACATAGTTGCTGGCATTGAGGCAAAACTTGCCGCATGGACTTTTCTCCCTCCAG AAAATGGGGAGGCTATCCAGATATTGCATTATGAGCACAGACAAAAGTATGAGCcacattttgattattttcacGACAAGGCCAATCAAGAATTGGGCGGTCATCGAGTGGCAACTGTACTTATGTATTTGTCGAATGTTGAGAAGGGTGGGGAAACGGTTTTTCCTAATTCAGAG GCAAAAGATAGGCAAATTAAGGGTGATGATTGGTCCGACTGTGCTAAAGAAGGCTATGCAG TGAAACCAAGAAAGGGTGATGCCCTGTTATTTTTCAGCCTTCACCCTGATGCAAATACAGATCCTTCTAGCTTGCACGGTAGTTGTCCTGTCATCGAAGGTGAGAAGTGGTCGGCCACGAAGTGGATTCATGTGAGGTCTTTCGATTCCCCAGCCCGTTCAACAAGTGGTGATTGTGTTGATGAGAATCCAAATTGCACGTCGTGGGCTCTTCAAGGAGAATGCGAAAAAAATCCTAACTATATGATAGGCTCTAAAGAGGGTGCGGGTTTTTGCAGGAAGAGCTGCAAAGTGTGTTCATCCAAGTAA
- the LOC140976136 gene encoding uncharacterized protein isoform X2 translates to MGICGSKPKGCVGVKSRLDLQRKRRMQRARRKKTTHCPSNKQNNRVEPSNQTDLSYSNPAFQDSWYDPDSAIDSDCEDEFYSIQDDVSQAGSMSTGVTPRFSNYVTQNSGSDSQLNYDDSQNEAKDPSGLEKSSVPCVDKTADTDQNSPLHSCGFLSNTLLPCLACDESFDGKRKLPNPGGPSTRKKLSLIPSFKRKEGQENTLLSSTKPIIRRPIAGSQIMCSSSEKKMPGSWSQINTNTFKVRGRNYNKDKRKEIASSFDAYVPFGADLFLSPRKINHVAQFVELPAIDSRGEVPPILVVNLQIPLYTATIFQNENDGPGMNVVFYFKLSENYSKCLPVPFQENFRRIIDNETEKIKGFPMDTIAPVRERLKILAGVVNIEDLELNGAERKLMHAYNEKPILSRPQHEFFSGENYFEIDLDIHRFSYIARKGFETFRDRIKHCIFDFGLTIQGNKAEDLPECILCCIRLKEIDYSNYSQLSL, encoded by the exons atgggaatatgTGGATCGAAGCCCAAAGGGTGTGTGGGAGTGAAAAGCAGATTGGATTTGCAGAGGAAGCGGAGAATGCAAAGAGCAAGAAGGAAGAAGACGACCCACTGTCCTTCTAACAAGCAGAATAATCGGGTCGAGCCGTCTAATCAAACGGATCTTTCTTACAGTAATCCTGCATTCCAAG ATTCATGGTATGATCCTGATTCAGCGATTGATTCTGATTGCGAAGACGAATTTTACAGTATTCAAGATG ATGTATCTCAAGCCGGATCTATGTCTACTGGTGTTACTCCAAGATTCTCAAACTATGTGACGCAAAATTCTGGTTCTGATTCTCAGCTGAATTACGACGATTCTCAAAATGAGGCGAAGGATCCATCTGGTTTGGAGAAATCGTCTGTCCCATGCGTTGACAAAACTGCTGACACTGATCAGAACTCACCTTTACATAGCTGTGGATTTCTGTCAAACACATTACTTCCTTGTCTTGCTTGTGATGAGTCGTTTGATGGAAAGAGAAAATTGCCTAATCCGGGAGGTCCAAGTACCAGGAAAAAACTGTCCCTTATTCCGTCTTTCAAACGGAAAGAAGGACAAGAGAATACTCTATTAT CATCCACAAAGCCCATCATACGAAGACCGATTGCTGGTTCACAAATAATGTGTTCCTCTTCAGAGAAGAAAATGCCAGGGTCTTGGTCGCAGATTAATACGAATACCTTTAAAGTCCGGGGAAGGAACTATAATAA GGATAAAAGGAAAGAGATCGCTTCGAGTTTTGATGCATATGTTCCTTTTGGAGCAGACTTATTCTTATCTCCTCGCAAAATTAATCACGTGGCACAATTTGTGGAGCTTCCTGCCATTGATTCACGTGGAGAAGTCCCTCCTATTCTTGTTGTTAACCTTCAG ATTCCACTTTACACTGCTACAATCTTCCAAAACGAGAACGATGGCCCAGGGATGAATGTTGTTTTTTACTTCAAGCTTTCAGAAAATTATTCCAAATGCCTTCCTGTTCcatttcaagaaaatttcagG AGGATAATCGATAATgaaacagagaagataaaaggTTTTCCTATGGATACAATTGCCCCCGTGAGGGAAAGATTAAAAATCTTGGCCGGGGTTGTGAATATCGAGGATCTTGAGTTGAATGGAGCTGAGAGGAAGCTTATGCATGCTTACAACGAGAAGCCTATTCTTTCACGTCCTCAGCATGAATTTTTCTCG GGAGAAAACTACTTTGAGATTGATTTAGATATCCACCGATTCAGTTACATTGCTCGAAAAGGTTTCGAAACATTTCGAGACAGAATCAAACATTGTATCTTTGATTTTGGTCTCACAATACAG GGAAACAAGGCTGAAGATTTACCAGAGTGTATATTATGCTGTATAAGGTTAAAAGAAATCGATTACTCTAACTACAGCCAACTTAGCTTATGA